In a genomic window of Temperatibacter marinus:
- a CDS encoding alanine/glycine:cation symporter family protein translates to MTIQYKRRDFSLLLLTLFAFTPAVWADTGTASAGFLDSIVFGITQFVNSLNSFVFAKVSLFGTEVNWIVLVLMTPMLFLTFYLGFINLRSFGIASKIIRGHYHDKEAPGEVTQFQALSTALSGTVGLGNITGVAMAIYLGGPGATFWMIIIGFFAMTLKFSEVTLAVKYREIEPDGTVNGGPMYYLKNSMKDKGIFLKRLGLILAWTYAILAIPSLLQIAQVNQSYALMDYVVGFESETAPWVFGVVIASLTALVIMGGIKSIAGVTSRLVPLMCGIYLLAAVFILLTHFSEIPAAIGIIIQGAFNPDAAYGGIIGVLVIGMKRAVYSTEAGLGSATIAHAAAKTREPVSEGMVALMEPFIDTVVVCSMTALVIIISGAYIPDGSAVSDFQITSKAFGSKISWFPYILAFAALLFAFSTIISWGYYTSKIWGFVFGKGTTSMGLFKFVFCLSLIPGAALKPQTVIDLMDAMFFLMALPNVIGIFIMAPLLKAELSNYLTRLRNGDIKETRDV, encoded by the coding sequence ATGACCATTCAATATAAACGAAGAGATTTTAGTCTGTTATTGCTAACGCTCTTTGCTTTCACTCCTGCAGTTTGGGCTGATACGGGAACCGCATCAGCTGGCTTTCTCGATTCGATCGTGTTTGGCATCACCCAATTTGTGAACAGTTTGAATAGTTTCGTCTTTGCTAAAGTTTCTCTCTTTGGGACAGAGGTCAATTGGATTGTTCTGGTCTTGATGACCCCTATGCTTTTCCTAACCTTCTACTTAGGATTTATAAATCTCCGAAGCTTTGGTATTGCGAGCAAAATTATCAGAGGGCATTACCATGACAAAGAAGCTCCAGGTGAGGTCACCCAGTTTCAAGCTTTATCTACTGCGTTGTCGGGCACTGTCGGGCTGGGCAATATAACTGGGGTAGCGATGGCAATCTACCTTGGCGGGCCCGGAGCAACATTCTGGATGATTATTATCGGCTTTTTTGCCATGACCTTAAAATTCTCAGAGGTTACACTCGCTGTTAAATACCGAGAGATTGAGCCAGACGGCACAGTCAATGGCGGTCCCATGTATTACCTTAAAAACAGCATGAAAGATAAAGGTATATTCTTGAAGAGATTAGGCCTCATCCTAGCCTGGACATATGCAATTCTTGCAATCCCTAGTTTACTTCAAATTGCCCAAGTCAATCAATCCTATGCCCTCATGGACTATGTTGTTGGATTTGAAAGTGAGACTGCTCCGTGGGTATTTGGTGTTGTCATCGCAAGCTTAACCGCACTAGTAATCATGGGGGGGATTAAATCGATCGCGGGTGTCACCAGCCGGTTAGTCCCTTTGATGTGTGGTATTTACCTTCTGGCCGCTGTTTTTATTCTGCTGACTCATTTTTCTGAAATACCCGCTGCAATCGGCATTATCATTCAAGGAGCATTCAATCCTGATGCAGCTTACGGCGGAATTATCGGTGTTCTTGTTATAGGAATGAAACGCGCAGTATACTCAACGGAAGCTGGTCTTGGTTCTGCAACCATTGCCCATGCAGCAGCGAAAACCAGAGAGCCCGTATCAGAAGGTATGGTTGCTCTCATGGAGCCTTTCATTGATACTGTTGTTGTTTGCTCTATGACAGCTCTTGTCATTATTATTTCTGGCGCTTACATCCCAGATGGATCAGCCGTCTCAGATTTCCAAATCACATCAAAAGCCTTTGGGAGTAAAATTAGCTGGTTCCCTTATATCCTTGCTTTTGCAGCGTTGCTTTTTGCTTTTTCAACAATCATAAGCTGGGGCTATTACACAAGTAAGATTTGGGGATTTGTCTTCGGTAAAGGGACAACCAGTATGGGCCTTTTCAAATTCGTCTTTTGCCTTTCTCTCATTCCTGGGGCTGCCTTAAAACCACAAACCGTCATTGATCTTATGGATGCCATGTTCTTTCTGATGGCTCTGCCAAATGTCATAGGTATCTTCATCATGGCACCCCTACTAAAGGCCGAGTTATCAAACTATCTGACCCGCCTTAGAAACGGCGATATCAAGGAGACGCGTGATGTATAA
- a CDS encoding nuclear transport factor 2 family protein, giving the protein MYKFLLLVCLIFSSPSQANDLKATDALLDDLHRYAATGDWDQYFPLFGKNAIFIGTDAKEYWTLEEFEAFARKYSGWVYTPQSRQTQFNQDNTVAWFHEIVLSEKYGTARGTGTLLKTAKGWKISQYTLTFPIPNDIAKSVTEQIKSFEKKEK; this is encoded by the coding sequence ATGTATAAATTCCTGCTCTTAGTCTGCCTGATATTCAGCAGCCCTTCTCAAGCGAACGATTTAAAAGCAACAGATGCCCTTCTGGACGATCTCCATCGCTATGCCGCTACCGGCGACTGGGATCAGTATTTTCCTCTCTTTGGAAAAAATGCCATTTTCATTGGAACTGATGCAAAAGAATATTGGACACTTGAAGAATTCGAAGCATTTGCCCGCAAGTATAGCGGCTGGGTCTACACTCCTCAAAGCCGCCAAACTCAATTCAATCAGGATAATACTGTTGCTTGGTTCCATGAGATTGTGCTGAGTGAAAAATACGGTACAGCTCGAGGCACTGGGACGTTGTTAAAAACGGCCAAGGGATGGAAAATTAGTCAATACACTTTGACCTTTCCAATCCCAAATGACATAGCAAAATCGGTAACAGAACAGATTAAAAGCTTCGAAAAAAAAGAGAAATAA
- a CDS encoding SDR family oxidoreductase — MGHKIVWITGASSGIGEAVSLEYAQRGAKIILSARREEELNRVREALINQTGRPDDYVILPLDVTDFDGMDKKVQAAFSFFGRVDLLFNNAGISQRSKAIDTDMDTYRKLFEVDVFGQIALTKQVLPLMMKQGQGHLAVTSSIAGKVGVPYRTGYCAAKHAMMGFFDALRAETVDQNIIVSCVIPGFIKTSIAENSVSGDGSRFGQKDAVIENGMPADQAARVIVNGFESQKKEIPVGRGSEMKALWVKRLFPELVYKMAAKMGAPKKT; from the coding sequence ATGGGACATAAAATTGTATGGATCACAGGGGCATCTTCAGGCATCGGAGAGGCTGTTTCACTTGAATATGCTCAACGAGGGGCAAAAATTATTCTCTCCGCTCGACGAGAGGAGGAATTAAACCGAGTCAGAGAGGCATTGATCAATCAAACAGGGCGGCCCGATGATTATGTGATTCTCCCTCTAGATGTGACAGACTTTGATGGGATGGACAAAAAAGTTCAGGCTGCGTTTAGTTTCTTTGGTCGTGTGGATTTATTGTTTAATAACGCGGGCATTTCGCAGCGGTCCAAAGCAATTGACACTGACATGGACACATATAGAAAATTGTTTGAAGTTGATGTTTTTGGTCAAATTGCTCTAACCAAGCAAGTCCTGCCTCTCATGATGAAGCAAGGGCAGGGACATCTGGCTGTGACCTCTTCAATCGCCGGAAAGGTTGGAGTTCCTTACAGAACAGGATATTGTGCCGCTAAACACGCAATGATGGGCTTTTTTGACGCACTGAGAGCTGAAACAGTGGATCAAAATATTATTGTTTCATGTGTTATCCCCGGGTTTATTAAAACCTCAATTGCAGAAAATAGCGTGAGCGGCGATGGCAGTCGTTTTGGACAAAAAGACGCTGTTATTGAGAATGGCATGCCTGCTGACCAAGCGGCACGTGTGATTGTAAATGGTTTTGAAAGCCAGAAAAAGGAGATTCCTGTTGGTCGCGGCAGTGAGATGAAAGCCCTATGGGTTAAGAGACTATTTCCAGAACTGGTGTATAAGATGGCAGCTAAAATGGGCGCCCCAAAGAAAACCTAA
- a CDS encoding enoyl-CoA hydratase/isomerase family protein, with protein MSEWTSDFFDQSNPLYLTVDAGIGTLVLNRPHKKNAINMETWDHMPAYIAALENNPEVRVVVVMSSTEGSFCAGADISEFADIALDADLRERQRVGIREGQRRLARLKKPTIAMIDGPCIGAGCGLSIHCDFRIASLRSKFGITPAKLGLIYPLNDTKHLVDLVGPSHAKKILFTAGIFSAEEALRMGLVDEVVQVEDLELAVKAFAASMVPVSQYSLRGIKKSIQRILDGQADDDDTTSKWFTDAHTSSDYKEGVDAFMAKRKPKFTWND; from the coding sequence GTGAGTGAATGGACATCAGACTTTTTCGATCAATCTAACCCTTTGTATCTTACTGTTGATGCAGGCATTGGTACTCTTGTTTTGAATCGCCCTCACAAGAAAAATGCTATCAATATGGAAACATGGGATCATATGCCTGCCTATATAGCGGCCCTTGAGAATAATCCTGAAGTACGTGTTGTTGTGGTTATGTCATCCACAGAAGGGAGTTTCTGTGCAGGTGCTGATATTTCTGAATTTGCAGACATTGCCCTTGATGCTGATCTTCGTGAACGCCAGAGAGTTGGTATTAGAGAGGGACAAAGAAGGTTAGCACGTCTTAAGAAGCCAACAATTGCTATGATTGATGGTCCTTGTATTGGAGCTGGCTGCGGCTTGAGTATCCACTGTGATTTTAGGATCGCTAGTTTACGATCTAAGTTTGGGATTACGCCTGCAAAATTAGGACTGATTTATCCTTTGAATGACACAAAGCATCTTGTGGATCTTGTCGGGCCATCCCATGCAAAAAAGATCCTTTTTACCGCTGGGATTTTCAGTGCGGAAGAGGCGCTTAGGATGGGGCTTGTCGATGAGGTTGTTCAAGTGGAGGATCTGGAACTCGCCGTCAAAGCTTTTGCGGCATCAATGGTTCCAGTCTCTCAATATTCACTCAGAGGGATTAAAAAATCCATTCAACGCATCCTCGATGGTCAAGCGGATGATGATGACACCACATCAAAATGGTTTACCGATGCACATACCTCATCTGATTACAAAGAGGGCGTGGACGCCTTTATGGCAAAGCGAAAGCCAAAATTCACGTGGAACGACTAA
- a CDS encoding bifunctional riboflavin kinase/FAD synthetase: protein MNRFVPQMKLYRHINEVEKSMKGCVVALGNFDGFHRGHRVVIGEAGRLAKQMNVPLALVVTEPHPVSFFAPDRPPFRLTPFRERIQLLEHFGVDFLVILPFDKELASMTAQDFVTDILIQGLDAKHIFVGYDYRFGKMRGGGNNVLSYMGEMEGFGHTVIKPVVAGIEGYAGEICSSTLVRKALLAGEARKAAALLGHWWSINGKIIKGDQRGRTIGFPTANIELGESQQPLMGVYAVRVLLENDSQVYEGVANIGQRPTFDKRDVLLEVHLFDFDGDIYNKHARVELVSFIREEKKFNGLEELKDQIERDCRVARVVLATTENDRDHLHLPTLEEYLVRFPEGFTSLYQI from the coding sequence ATGAATAGGTTTGTCCCACAGATGAAATTATACAGACATATAAATGAAGTTGAAAAATCTATGAAAGGGTGCGTTGTTGCCCTTGGTAATTTTGATGGATTTCACAGAGGTCATCGTGTTGTCATAGGGGAAGCAGGCCGTCTAGCTAAGCAAATGAATGTACCTCTTGCTTTAGTTGTTACAGAGCCTCATCCAGTTTCTTTTTTCGCACCGGATCGTCCCCCTTTTCGACTCACACCTTTTAGAGAGCGTATTCAATTGCTCGAGCATTTTGGTGTTGATTTCCTAGTTATCCTTCCTTTTGATAAAGAATTAGCTTCCATGACAGCTCAGGATTTTGTCACGGACATACTCATCCAAGGCTTAGATGCTAAGCATATATTTGTTGGCTATGATTATCGGTTCGGGAAAATGCGAGGCGGCGGCAATAACGTTCTGTCTTATATGGGGGAAATGGAAGGTTTTGGACATACTGTTATTAAACCAGTGGTTGCTGGCATTGAGGGGTATGCGGGAGAAATATGTTCTTCAACACTTGTTAGGAAAGCTCTGCTTGCAGGCGAAGCCCGCAAGGCTGCGGCTCTTCTGGGGCACTGGTGGTCGATCAATGGAAAGATTATTAAGGGCGATCAGCGAGGAAGAACCATAGGATTTCCTACTGCTAATATTGAACTTGGTGAAAGCCAACAGCCACTCATGGGAGTGTATGCTGTTCGCGTACTATTGGAAAATGATAGTCAAGTTTACGAGGGGGTGGCAAATATTGGTCAGCGGCCCACATTTGATAAACGGGATGTCTTACTTGAAGTGCATCTGTTTGATTTTGATGGGGATATTTATAATAAACATGCCCGAGTTGAATTGGTCAGCTTTATCCGTGAAGAGAAGAAATTTAACGGATTAGAAGAGCTGAAAGACCAAATTGAGAGAGATTGTCGTGTTGCACGTGTTGTTCTTGCTACAACTGAAAATGATAGAGATCATCTCCATTTACCAACTTTAGAGGAATATTTAGTGCGGTTCCCTGAAGGGTTCACCAGCTTGTACCAAATATAG
- a CDS encoding response regulator produces MAVDKNMPVLIVDDYKTMLRIVRNLLKQLGFNNVDEATDGAQALEKARGKSYGLIISDWNMEPMTGYELLKEVRADSVLKDTPFIMVTAESKTDNVIAAKKAGVNNYIVKPFNAATLQTKLAAVLGDF; encoded by the coding sequence ATGGCTGTTGATAAGAATATGCCGGTTTTGATTGTCGATGATTACAAGACAATGCTTAGAATTGTACGCAACCTTCTCAAACAATTGGGTTTCAATAATGTCGATGAAGCGACAGATGGTGCTCAGGCTTTAGAAAAGGCGCGAGGTAAATCATATGGTCTAATCATTTCTGATTGGAACATGGAGCCTATGACTGGATATGAACTTTTAAAAGAAGTTCGTGCAGACTCAGTTCTTAAGGACACTCCATTTATTATGGTAACTGCAGAATCAAAAACGGATAACGTAATTGCAGCGAAGAAAGCTGGCGTAAATAACTATATCGTTAAGCCATTTAACGCTGCGACGCTGCAAACGAAACTTGCTGCGGTCCTTGGGGATTTCTAA
- a CDS encoding protein phosphatase CheZ — protein MNSDDLPKQIELLVDNLRKEKGSSQLSLADMASVTEILIATMQAFFRNVDTSIYRECRALSDYISNARNEIAALQPGDLEDTQIPRAGMELDAIVQATEEATNTIMQSAEDIMGADPSDMDAYQATVNDSVMNIFEACSFQDITGQRISKVVHTLSHIESRILDLKDLLGVTDDDIVKAQGEDTRSEEEKLLSGPALDGEGIDQTAVDDLMGTGTPAAAPAAEVAPEPEPEPESKPEPESKPEPESKPEPEPAPKPKPKAAAKPKPKAKAKPKVEAPKPVNPKVLDNMFEEDFDPIAELEAKEKTKEAAQEDDKSDDEQMDDLKKKGADVSQDDIDALFG, from the coding sequence ATGAACTCGGATGATCTTCCGAAACAGATAGAATTGCTTGTCGATAATCTGCGCAAAGAGAAAGGCTCTTCACAGCTTTCTCTTGCAGATATGGCATCCGTAACTGAAATACTGATAGCTACAATGCAAGCCTTTTTCCGCAATGTCGATACGTCAATTTATCGAGAATGCAGGGCTCTATCTGATTACATTTCTAATGCAAGAAATGAGATTGCTGCACTCCAACCTGGTGATTTGGAGGATACTCAAATCCCTCGCGCTGGAATGGAGTTGGACGCTATTGTTCAGGCCACTGAAGAAGCAACCAATACGATCATGCAATCTGCTGAAGACATCATGGGCGCAGACCCAAGCGATATGGATGCCTATCAGGCGACTGTCAATGATTCAGTCATGAATATTTTTGAGGCCTGTTCGTTCCAAGACATTACTGGACAACGCATTTCTAAAGTCGTTCATACCCTCTCGCACATTGAAAGCCGCATCCTTGATCTAAAAGATCTACTCGGTGTGACGGACGACGATATCGTAAAAGCTCAAGGAGAAGACACTCGCTCAGAAGAAGAAAAACTTCTCTCCGGTCCCGCACTTGACGGTGAAGGTATTGATCAAACAGCTGTGGACGATCTTATGGGAACTGGCACACCTGCTGCGGCCCCTGCTGCAGAAGTTGCACCAGAACCAGAGCCAGAGCCAGAGTCAAAACCAGAGCCAGAGTCAAAACCAGAGCCAGAGTCAAAACCAGAGCCAGAACCTGCTCCTAAGCCAAAACCTAAAGCTGCGGCCAAACCCAAGCCAAAGGCAAAAGCCAAACCAAAGGTGGAAGCTCCGAAACCAGTTAATCCAAAAGTCTTGGATAACATGTTTGAGGAAGATTTTGATCCTATTGCCGAGCTTGAAGCCAAAGAAAAAACTAAAGAAGCTGCTCAAGAAGATGATAAGTCTGATGACGAACAGATGGATGATCTCAAGAAAAAAGGCGCCGATGTCAGTCAAGATGATATTGATGCCCTCTTTGGATAA
- a CDS encoding helix-turn-helix domain-containing protein, with translation MLINETKIRSLRSDRGWTQQNLADACQVSLRTIQRVERTGSASLDTLKGLCAVFEVEQDFLYPKGATKDSLHTFSYLGLSSLLSGLIGGLVGALLMYFALTISS, from the coding sequence ATGCTCATCAATGAGACAAAAATTAGAAGTCTAAGGTCTGATCGAGGATGGACACAACAAAATCTGGCAGATGCCTGTCAGGTGAGTCTTCGAACAATCCAAAGAGTGGAGAGGACCGGAAGTGCATCGCTTGATACATTGAAGGGGCTTTGCGCTGTCTTTGAGGTAGAGCAAGATTTTCTCTATCCGAAAGGGGCTACTAAAGACAGCCTGCATACATTTTCTTACCTTGGACTATCAAGCCTCTTATCGGGTTTAATAGGCGGCCTTGTCGGCGCCCTACTAATGTATTTCGCTTTAACAATCTCAAGCTAA
- a CDS encoding TIGR01459 family HAD-type hydrolase: MAYVPVWDHLKPNLEGIKLVICDLWGVMHNGVELFPEAVAAIEGVRREAIETVFLTNAPKPASLIREQLNDKGLPIALQDNIMSSGAQARAYVREHYQGKSLYHMGPSMDHQAVEGLPVTVTEDIQKADLIFASGLDHSTVEAHDATLEIALRNKVPFLCANPDRVVHFGHKLWLCAGSIAEVYEGQGGETLWFGKPSEGAFQDCAKLAGMEEQILPHEVLVIGDSLLTDIAGAQRLGHKSLLITTGIHRKSFSAMAERVHWPAIQGLPADDVFPTALMAHLRF; encoded by the coding sequence ATGGCCTATGTACCTGTCTGGGATCATCTCAAGCCAAACCTTGAGGGTATTAAACTTGTGATCTGTGATCTTTGGGGGGTTATGCATAACGGCGTAGAGCTTTTCCCAGAAGCTGTTGCTGCCATAGAAGGGGTGCGAAGGGAAGCAATTGAAACAGTCTTTTTGACCAACGCGCCAAAACCAGCCTCTCTTATTAGGGAACAACTGAATGACAAGGGCTTACCGATTGCTCTTCAAGATAACATTATGTCGAGCGGCGCCCAGGCAAGAGCCTATGTGCGCGAACATTATCAAGGGAAAAGCCTTTACCATATGGGGCCTTCTATGGACCATCAAGCTGTCGAAGGGCTGCCCGTCACAGTGACAGAGGACATCCAGAAGGCTGATTTGATCTTTGCTTCTGGCCTTGATCACTCTACAGTAGAAGCCCATGATGCCACTCTGGAAATTGCTTTAAGAAACAAGGTTCCCTTCCTTTGTGCCAATCCTGACCGGGTCGTGCACTTTGGCCATAAACTATGGCTCTGTGCTGGCTCAATTGCTGAGGTTTATGAAGGTCAAGGCGGTGAAACTTTGTGGTTTGGCAAACCTAGTGAAGGGGCCTTTCAAGACTGTGCCAAATTAGCAGGCATGGAGGAACAGATTCTTCCGCATGAAGTCTTGGTTATCGGGGATAGTTTGTTAACAGACATCGCAGGTGCACAACGTTTAGGCCATAAAAGCCTTCTCATAACAACGGGTATTCATAGAAAAAGCTTTTCAGCGATGGCAGAAAGAGTTCACTGGCCAGCAATCCAAGGATTGCCGGCGGACGATGTTTTTCCTACAGCTTTAATGGCTCATTTAAGGTTTTAG
- a CDS encoding EAL domain-containing protein: protein MSVFLQVGLFFSYVIIAFAVVLAGPTYMGLSSNAALGLGFVFYVGLSQGTRIYLSHREKKALDAKVEAIEFNQFKFEAKIDELIEKSGDGDSSKMVEELKMLQTLLVQFVKKEKQLSKNPSKGAAKSAAKPGALPKKPENMRSEGAAQDGSATASAEVGTTQSARGSKEIDPVAAANLAVNHKDSKTAPEVVNIADLPDAQPEIEDEEEEIIELSESEIFDDELSGGRGDIRDAPTASGALDAVIDHKDGQGAGKGEGRAKRSYKKRKIRLIKKESQLLDVMRSGLSENRVDLYLQPIVGLPSRKATFFECFSRVRDEEGNIILPRHYIKLADSAGLSGTLDNLLLFRLIQLIRKMGKRKQNLKFFTNLSLSSLQDKEFFPQFVDYMTMNEEFSHRLVFELSKEDYEALPDDVLSMMASMGRKGFGFSLDQVNTVDLDIKDLQQKFVRYIKIDSKILETEFSENDLSEYVTYLRRNNIALIASRVEREAMVLHALDNNVEFAQGYLFSEPVAASEMDDYL from the coding sequence GGCCCTTGGCTTAGGTTTTGTTTTCTATGTGGGGCTATCCCAAGGAACGCGCATTTATCTCTCACACAGAGAGAAAAAGGCGCTGGACGCCAAAGTTGAAGCGATTGAATTTAATCAGTTTAAATTCGAAGCAAAAATTGATGAGTTGATTGAGAAAAGCGGCGACGGTGACAGCTCTAAAATGGTTGAAGAGTTGAAAATGCTGCAAACGTTGCTTGTGCAATTCGTTAAGAAGGAAAAACAACTTTCTAAAAACCCATCTAAAGGTGCTGCAAAATCAGCAGCTAAACCCGGTGCCCTCCCGAAAAAGCCTGAAAATATGCGCTCTGAGGGGGCAGCCCAGGACGGGTCGGCGACAGCGAGTGCTGAGGTTGGAACGACACAGTCTGCGCGCGGAAGTAAGGAGATTGATCCTGTTGCCGCAGCTAACTTGGCAGTGAATCATAAAGATTCTAAGACGGCACCGGAGGTTGTAAATATTGCAGATCTACCAGATGCTCAACCTGAAATTGAGGATGAAGAGGAAGAGATCATCGAACTTTCAGAAAGTGAAATTTTTGATGATGAACTCTCAGGGGGGCGCGGCGATATACGAGATGCGCCAACAGCTTCAGGGGCTCTTGATGCCGTGATTGATCATAAGGATGGCCAGGGCGCAGGAAAGGGCGAAGGACGAGCAAAGAGAAGCTATAAAAAGCGTAAAATCCGCCTTATTAAGAAAGAAAGCCAGCTGCTTGATGTTATGCGCAGCGGTCTGAGTGAAAATCGTGTTGATTTATACTTGCAGCCTATTGTGGGGCTTCCTTCTCGCAAAGCAACATTCTTTGAGTGTTTTTCTCGTGTCAGGGATGAAGAAGGTAATATTATATTACCTCGACACTATATAAAATTAGCAGACAGTGCTGGACTTTCTGGAACATTAGATAATTTGCTTCTGTTCAGACTTATTCAGCTCATTCGAAAGATGGGTAAAAGAAAACAAAATCTCAAATTTTTTACCAATCTATCTCTATCTTCCCTTCAAGATAAAGAGTTCTTCCCGCAATTTGTTGATTATATGACGATGAATGAAGAATTCAGCCATCGATTAGTCTTTGAACTTTCAAAAGAAGATTACGAAGCGCTTCCGGATGATGTTCTCTCTATGATGGCGTCTATGGGCCGCAAAGGGTTTGGCTTTTCTTTAGATCAAGTAAATACAGTAGATCTTGATATTAAAGATCTACAGCAGAAATTTGTCCGTTATATAAAAATTGACAGTAAAATTCTTGAGACAGAATTTTCTGAAAATGACTTGTCGGAATATGTGACCTATTTGCGACGAAATAACATTGCCTTGATTGCATCTCGTGTCGAACGGGAAGCTATGGTGCTTCATGCTCTTGATAATAACGTTGAATTTGCACAAGGCTATTTATTCTCTGAACCTGTCGCAGCCTCAGAAATGGACGATTATTTATAA